From a single Miscanthus floridulus cultivar M001 chromosome 8, ASM1932011v1, whole genome shotgun sequence genomic region:
- the LOC136471252 gene encoding uncharacterized protein codes for MELKPCKMATAVSLIVMLLLLTIGGQGAATGDECSAISRSTTFQGDCHSRDLCVATCRSEGHTAGYCFRDVADPDHRVCMCTAPCPPEPVTTTMTSRGNMV; via the exons ATGGAGTTGAAGCCCTGCAAGATGGCAACAGCAGTTTCCCTGATCGTCATGCTGCTACTCCTGACAATCG GTGGCCAGGGCGCAGCAACCGGCGATGAGTGCTCCGCCATAAGCCGCAGCACGACGTTCCAGGGCGACTGCCACAGCAGAGACCTCTGCGTCGCGACGTGCAGAAGCGAGGGGCACACGGCCGGCTACTGCTTCAGGGACGTCGCCGACCCGGACCACCGTGTCTGCATGTGCACCGCGCCGTGCCCGCCGGAGCcggtgacgacgacgatgacgtcgCGGGGAAATATGGTGTAG
- the LOC136471253 gene encoding chlorophyll a-b binding protein 1B-21, chloroplastic, translating into MAMASSSGLRSCSAVGVPSLLAPSSRSGRLPFCANATTSGRVTMSAEWMPGQPRPPHLDGSSPGDFGFDPLGLATVPENFERFKESEVYHCRWAMLAVPGILVPEALGLGNWVKAQEWAAVPGGQATYLGNPVPWGSLPTILVIEFVAIAFAEHQRTMEKDPEKKKYPGGAFDPLGFSKDPVKFEEYKLKEIKNGRLAMLAFVGFCVQQSAYPGTGPLENLATHLADPWHNNIGDIIIPRSISP; encoded by the exons ATGGCGATGGCGTCGTCGAGCGGACTGAGGAGCTGCAGCGCCGTGGGCGTGCCCAGCCTGCTGGCGCCGTCGTCCCGGTCCGGCCGCCTGCCGTTCTGCGCCAACGCCACCACCTCCGGCCGCGTCACCATGTCCGCCGAGTGGATGCCCGGCCAGCCCCGCCCTCCCCACCTCGACGGCTCCTCGCCCGG GGACTTCGGGTTCGACCCCCTGGGCCTGGCCACCGTGCCGGAGAACTTCGAGCGGTTCAAGGAGTCGGAGGTGTACCACTGCCGGTGGGCCATGCTGGCCGTCCCGGGGATCCTGGTGCCGGAGGCTCTGGGCCTGGGCAACTGGGTGAAGGCGCAGGAGTGGGCGGCCGTCCCCGGCGGGCAGGCGACGTACCTGGGCAACCCGGTGCCGTGGGGCTCGCTGCCGACCATCCTGGTGATCGAGTTCGTGGCCATCGCGTTCGCGGAGCACCAGCGCACCATGGAGAAGGACCCCGAGAAGAAGAAGTACCCCGGCGGCGCCTTCGACCCGCTGGGATTCTCCAAGGACCCCGTCAAGTTCGAGGAGTACAAGCtcaaggagatcaagaacggccGCCTCGCCATGCTCGCGTTCGTCGGCTTCTGCGTGCAGCAGTCGGCGTACCCCGGCACCGGCCCGCTGGAGAACCTCGCCACCCACCTCGCCGACCCATGGCACAACAACATCGGCGACATCATCATCCCCAGATCAATCTCCCCTTGA